In the genome of Struthio camelus isolate bStrCam1 chromosome 22, bStrCam1.hap1, whole genome shotgun sequence, the window GCATCCGGCGAGGGGGCAGGACCGGCTGCTCGGCGCCGCGATGCTCAAGCCCGGTCCGTCCgtccgtctccccccccccccccggcaggagAGGGCTGATCATGGGCATCTGGAATTCGCACACCTCCGTGGGCAACATCCTGGGCTCGCTCATCGCCGGCGCCTGGGTCTCGTCCGCCTGGGGCCTGTCCTTCATCGTGCCCGGCATCGTCATCGCCGCGGTGGGGGTCGTCTGCTTCTTCTTCCTCGTGGAGCGTGAGTGGCGCCCCAAGGAGCCGCTCGCTCGGAGCCGGCGCGAAACCcgatatattttttccccccccctcctctccggCTCGACCTCGCCGAGCATTTCCGCCCATCTCGAATGGCCGTTCCCAGCTAGCGGCGGGCCGGGAGACGGCGACGGGGATGCTCGGCATCCTTTCGGCTCgcgccccggtgccgctcgctccTCCTCGCCCGCCTTGCTGGGAAACCATCCGGGAAAGCCCTTCGGGGATTTTTTTGGGGTGTTTCGCTGCCGGAAAAGTCGGCGACGGAGGCGACCGCTGGCGGTTCCCGGCTCTGCGTTTCTCCTCGCAGATGATTTAGGGACGGCAGCCGGGGCGAGCTCTCACGGGGcgtcctttctccttgcagaccctgaGGACGTTGGCTGCAGCCCACCTCTGCATCACGTAAGTCAACTCACTGTCCAAACCGGCCTGGGCAGCTCCTCCGTTTATAGCAAAAAACCCCACGAGTTTTGGGAAAATAGGTTTTCGCCAACGTATCGACCCAGCTTTAGGTGTTAGCCAGGAGGTTTATTCGGAAATTAGTGATCGACAGGTCTCACGGGGGATGCTAACGGCTCCCCGGCTTTGGTGCGAGCGTCCTAACGCTCCTTCCCCATCCAGAAACGACGGCCAAATCGTCTCGTTACAGACGGCGTCCGAGGAGAAAGATCCCGAAGGAGGGATGCCTGACGACGGGCCGCTGAGCGCCTCCAGCTGCACCAGCCTGGACCGCTCGGAGAGTCCCAAGGAGGCGACCGAGGAGCCCGAAGCCATCAGCTTCCTCGGGGCGCTCCGGATACCCGTGAGTAGCCGCACCGGGTCTGCGGGATGCTCCTCCAGGTCCAGGGCGCGCCGTGAACGTCAGCCCGTGATGGGTCTCCCACATCCTTGAGCGTCCGCGAGCCTCCGGATCCCGCTCCGAAAGCCGCTGGGAAGCCGGGGACGATGCAGCGCGGTCGCTGCGATGGAGAAACGGGGATAAAAAGCACCCGGCGGAGGTGGGGGCCATGGTTGTCCTCTTCCTGatgtcttctcctctcctcctagGGCGTCGTGGAGTTTTCCCTCTGCCTGCTCTTCGCCAAGCTGGTGAGCTACACCTTCCTCTACTGGCTGCCGCTCTACATCGTGAACGTCGGTGAGCTTTGGGGAGGCGGCGCGGAGGCagagccgcggccgcccgggcagCGTCTCCtcacccctctgccctctcctcgCAGCTCACTTCGGCGCCAAGGAAGCGGGCGACCTGTCGACCCTCTTTGACGTCGGCGGCATTTTGGGTTCGTCCCTCGCCTTCGGTCCGGGATGGCGCAAACCCGCCCCCGGGCCGGCGACTGTCCTGCCTCGGCCGCTCGGCCCGACGGCAAGTCCCCGCCGCGGGGACGCGGGGCTCCTCGCTTTTCTCCTTCCTCGGGGCGCTGCGGCGAGGAACgtcctttggttttgttttgcaagcCAAGCGACCGTTGCAACAGCTTTCTGTGGGTCTCTCTTGGTCTTGCTTTTCTTAGCTGAAGAGTGTGTTTTGCATGGGTGGAGGAGACCGGAGCGTGTGGGGATTCGGGGAAACCCGGGAAAAGAGGCAGAGCTCGGATAAATCAAAGCTCTTCACTCCGCTATTAAGATCTTTGCCTTTTGGAGGCATTTCTTTCCCTCAAAAGAGAAGGGACGGATGAGCGGCGCGGCGACCCCGCCGATGGGGTTTTTGAGTTAAGCCAAAATGCAGCTTCTCCACCGCCACGAGCCCCGGGCGGGCGCCCTGCCCGGCGGGGAGCGCGCCCCACGGCCGCCTCTCCTTTCCGCAGGTGGGATCATCGCCGGCCTCGTCTCCGACTAcaccggcggccgggccaccACGTGCTGCACGATGCTGGTCGTCGCCGCTCCCATGGTGGGTGTCGCGCGGGGACGGGGGCGGCCGCCTTCCTCTTTCCCAAAGAGGACCCCACGCGCCCGGCTCTTCCCGGGGTGGCCGTTCCCAGCCGGGGGCTGGACAGCGGAAAAATAACCGGAGATACGGTGCTGGCGGGATGTCTCGCCGGGTCGATGCCTCTGGCCGGTCGCCGGGTCTGGGTTGATGCTCCCCTTTCCGAAAACGGCCCGCGCGTACCAAAGGAAAACGCTCGGCGTAAAAGCTGGGAGAATTATAACCGATCGGATCTGCGTCTCTTTTCCTTAATCCGCGTCTCTCTTCCAGCTCTTCCTGTATAACCACGTCGGCCAGAACAGCATCGGCACGTCTATAGGTGAGGAGCCGCCTACGGGGGCGCGGGGAAGCCTGACGGCAGAAGGTGCCGCCGACCCaattcccttgttttttttttttttttcccccgcaaaCCGGGCTCAGGTCCCGGCTCGGAGGCTTTAAGAGCCGCGGCGCTGGGCGAGCGCGGCGGGTCCCCCCGGGAAAAGGGgagaggggcgggcgggggggaggcggagcggggcggcggcggaaaGCCCGCGACGCCTCGTGCCGCCTGGCAGCCATGCTGATCGTGTGCGGCGGGCTGGTGAACGGACCCTACGCCCTCATCACGACGGCGGTCTCGGCCGATCTGGTAAGGGCGGCTCctgggcgggccggcgcgagcttcggcctccgccgcgccgcctctTCCTGCCGAGCGCTCCTCTCCGGCCGCAGGGCACGCACGAGTCCCTCCGAGGCAACGCCAAAGCCCTCTCCACCGTCACGGCCATCATCGACGGCACGGGCTCCGTAGGTCCGTACGgctcgggcgggc includes:
- the SLC37A2 gene encoding glucose-6-phosphate exchanger SLC37A2 isoform X1, encoding MRATLAPGVRLLRALPRDSRYRGLTLVLTFLCYASYHLSRKPLSIVKSQLHLNCSAAGADRLNGSNGTAGCSWVPFDQDNYKELFGALDNAFLVAYAIGMFVSGIFGERLPLRYYLSGGMVLSGLFTALFGLGYFWDIHALWYFIVMQICNGLVQTTGWPAVVACVGNWFGKGKRGLIMGIWNSHTSVGNILGSLIAGAWVSSAWGLSFIVPGIVIAAVGVVCFFFLVEHPEDVGCSPPLHHTASEEKDPEGGMPDDGPLSASSCTSLDRSESPKEATEEPEAISFLGALRIPGVVEFSLCLLFAKLVSYTFLYWLPLYIVNVAHFGAKEAGDLSTLFDVGGILGGIIAGLVSDYTGGRATTCCTMLVVAAPMLFLYNHVGQNSIGTSIAMLIVCGGLVNGPYALITTAVSADLGTHESLRGNAKALSTVTAIIDGTGSVGAALGPLLAGLLSPTGWNNVFYMLIAADVLACLLLCRVVLKEVRAWCGCPATRRGFREF
- the SLC37A2 gene encoding glucose-6-phosphate exchanger SLC37A2 isoform X2 gives rise to the protein MRATLAPGVRLLRALPRDSRYRGLTLVLTFLCYASYHLSRKPLSIVKSQLHLNCSAAGADRLNGSNGTAGCSWVPFDQDNYKELFGALDNAFLVAYAIGMFVSGIFGERLPLRYYLSGGMVLSGLFTALFGLGYFWDIHALWYFIVMQICNGLVQTTGWPAVVACVGNWFGKGKRGLIMGIWNSHTSVGNILGSLIAGAWVSSAWGLSFIVPGIVIAAVGVVCFFFLVEHPEDVGCSPPLHHTASEEKDPEGGMPDDGPLSASSCTSLDRSESPKEATEEPEAISFLGALRIPGVVEFSLCLLFAKLVSYTFLYWLPLYIVNVAHFGAKEAGDLSTLFDVGGILGGIIAGLVSDYTGGRATTCCTMLVVAAPMLFLYNHVGQNSIGTSIAMLIVCGGLVNGPYALITTAVSADLGTHESLRGNAKALSTVTAIIDGTGSVGAALGPLLAGLLSPTGWNNVFYMLIAADVLACLLLCRVVLKEVRAWCGCPATRRG
- the SLC37A2 gene encoding glucose-6-phosphate exchanger SLC37A2 isoform X4, which encodes MRATLAPGVRLLRALPRDSRYRGLTLVLTFLCYASYHLSRKPLSIVKSQLHLNCSAAGADRLNGSNGTAGCSWVPFDQDNYKELFGALDNAFLVAYAIGMFVSGIFGERLPLRYYLSGGMVLSGLFTALFGLGYFWDIHALWYFIVMQICNGLVQTTGWPAVVACVGNWFGKGKRGLIMGIWNSHTSVGNILGSLIAGAWVSSAWGLSFIVPGIVIAAVGVVCFFFLVEHPEDVGCSPPLHHTASEEKDPEGGMPDDGPLSASSCTSLDRSESPKEATEEPEAISFLGALRIPGVVEFSLCLLFAKLVSYTFLYWLPLYIVNVAHFGAKEAGDLSTLFDVGGILGGIIAGLVSDYTGGRATTCCTMLVVAAPMLFLYNHVGQNSIGTSIGHARVPPRQRQSPLHRHGHHRRHGLRRRRAGTAAGRPPLSHGLEQRLLHAHRRRRLGLPAPLPRGAQGGPRLVRLPGDEEGVKEEIAGLDATV
- the SLC37A2 gene encoding glucose-6-phosphate exchanger SLC37A2 isoform X5, which encodes MRATLAPGVRLLRALPRDSRYRGLTLVLTFLCYASYHLSRKPLSIVKSQLHLNCSAAGADRLNGSNGTAGCSWVPFDQDNYKELFGALDNAFLVAYAIGMFVSGIFGERLPLRYYLSGGMVLSGLFTALFGLGYFWDIHALWYFIVMQICNGLVQTTGWPAVVACVGNWFGKGKRGLIMGIWNSHTSVGNILGSLIAGAWVSSAWGLSFIVPGIVIAAVGVVCFFFLVEHPEDVGCSPPLHHTASEEKDPEGGMPDDGPLSASSCTSLDRSESPKEATEEPEAISFLGALRIPGVVEFSLCLLFAKLVSYTFLYWLPLYIVNVAHFGAKEAGDLSTLFDVGGILGGIIAGLVSDYTGGRATTCCTMLVVAAPMLFLYNHVGQNSIGTSIGHARVPPRQRQSPLHRHGHHRRHGLRRRRAGTAAGRPPLSHGLEQRLLHAHRRRRLGLPAPLPRGAQGGPRLVRLPGDEEGVGKRGDCWA
- the SLC37A2 gene encoding glucose-6-phosphate exchanger SLC37A2 isoform X6; the protein is MRATLAPGVRLLRALPRDSRYRGLTLVLTFLCYASYHLSRKPLSIVKSQLHLNCSAAGADRLNGSNGTAGCSWVPFDQDNYKELFGALDNAFLVAYAIGMFVSGIFGERLPLRYYLSGGMVLSGLFTALFGLGYFWDIHALWYFIVMQICNGLVQTTGWPAVVACVGNWFGKGKRGLIMGIWNSHTSVGNILGSLIAGAWVSSAWGLSFIVPGIVIAAVGVVCFFFLVEHPEDVGCSPPLHHTASEEKDPEGGMPDDGPLSASSCTSLDRSESPKEATEEPEAISFLGALRIPGVVEFSLCLLFAKLVSYTFLYWLPLYIVNVAHFGAKEAGDLSTLFDVGGILGGIIAGLVSDYTGGRATTCCTMLVVAAPMLFLYNHVGQNSIGTSIGHARVPPRQRQSPLHRHGHHRRHGLRRRRAGTAAGRPPLSHGLEQRLLHAHRRRRLGLPAPLPRGAQGGPRLVRLPGDEEGV